A stretch of Mus caroli chromosome 5, CAROLI_EIJ_v1.1, whole genome shotgun sequence DNA encodes these proteins:
- the Tmem120a gene encoding transmembrane protein 120A: MTGLLRPCPLSRAEPLFLLAPQAPPYLEXSCTEPTAVLAQLWXTLRTFTLEVTHQDFQGIQGSHRGSCRTGALPPALPDSCHTPRCRPSLPSESMEAAQELENQMKERQGLFFDMEAYLPKKNGLYLSLVLGNVNVTLLSKQAKFAYKDEYEKFKLYLTIILIVISFTCRFLLNSRVTDAAFNFLLVWYYCTLTIRESILINNGSRIKGWWVFHHYVSTFLSGVMLTWPDGLMYQKFRNQFLSFSMYQSFVQFLQYYYQSGCLYRLRALGERHTMDLTVEGFQSWMWRGLTFLLPFLFFGHFWQLFNALTLFNLARDPECKEWQVLMCGLPFLLLFLGNFFTTLRVVHQKFHSQQHGNKKD, encoded by the exons ATGACTGGCCTTCTCAGGCCCTGTCCACTCAGCAGAGCAGAACCCCTTTTCCTTCTGGCTCCTCAGGCACCTCCATACCTGGAGGNGAGCTGCACTGAGCCTACTGCAGTCCTGGCGCAGCTGTGGCNCACTCTGAGGACCTTCACTCTGGAGGTTACCCAT CAGGACTTCCAAGGTATCCAG GGTTCCCACAGGGGTTCCTGCAGGACTGGGGCTCTCCCACCTGCCCTGCCTGACTCCTGCCATACTCCCAGATGcagaccctctctcccatccGAGTCCATGGAGGCTGCACAGGAGCTGGAAAACCAGATGAAAGAGCGCCAAGGCCTCTTCTTCGACATGGAAGCCTATCTGCCTAAGAAGAACGG GTTGTACCTGAGTCTGGTTCTGGGGAATGTCAACGTGACACTTCTGAGCAAGCAGGCTAA GTTCGCTTACAAAGACGAGTACGAGAAATTCAAGCTCTACCTCACCATCATCCTCATCGTCATCTCCTTCACCTGCCGCTTCCTGCTCAACTCCAG GGTGACGGACGCAGCCTTCAACTTCCTGCTGGTCTGGTATTACTGCACGCTGACCATCCGGGAGAGCATCCTTATCAACAATGGTTCCAG GATCAAAGGCTGGTGGGTTTTCCATCATTATGTGTCCACATTCCTGTCAGGAGTCATGCTGACCTG GCCAGATGGACTCATGTACCAGAAGTTCCGGAACCAGTTCCTGTCTTTCTCCATGTACCAGA GCTTTGTGCAATTCCTGCAGTATTACTATCAGAGCGGGTGCCTGTACCGCCTGCGAGCCCTGGGCGAGCGACACACGATGGATCTCACCGTAG AGGGCTTTCAGTCCTGGATGTGGAGAGGCCTCACCTTCCTGCTTCCGTTCCTCTTCTTTGGACAC TTCTGGCAGCTCTTTAATGCGCTGACATTGTTTAACTTGGCCCGGGACCCCGAGTGCAAGGAGTGGCAG GTGCTCATGTGtggcctccccttcctcctcctcttcctcggcAATTTCTTCACCACCCTCCGAGTGGTGCATCAGAAGTTTCACAGCCAGCAGCACGGGAACAAGAAGGACTAA